A part of Dasypus novemcinctus isolate mDasNov1 chromosome 7, mDasNov1.1.hap2, whole genome shotgun sequence genomic DNA contains:
- the NEU2 gene encoding sialidase-2, whose product MAPSPVLQKESLFQAGTHVYRIPALLYLPQRRSLLAFAEQRTSYKDEDADVIVLRRGEHDASTHRVRWQDQEVVVQAQLEGHRSMSPCPLYDEKTGILFLFFTAIRGQVTEHHQLHTGVNVARLCQVISADHGKTWGPATDLTASAVGSAHEEWATFAVGPGHCLQLHDKSQSLVLPAYAYRKHRPSHAPVPSAFCFISRDHGLTWQRGNFVAPDTLECQVAEVGAGQQRVVHLNARSSRGARVQAASTDDGLAFQEAQLVKKLVEPPHGCHGSIVGFPDPRAGAGSPDEWLLYSHPADPRRRADMSLYLNKRPLDAAAWSEPALLAAGSCAYSDLQAMGAGPDGSPLFGCLYESDNYQEVIFLLFTLKQAFPAE is encoded by the exons ATGGCCCCCTCCCCAGTGCTGCAGAAGGAGAGCCTGTTCCAGGCGGGCACCCACGTCTACAGAATCCCCGCCCTGCTCTACCTGCCCCAGCGGCGCAGCCTCCTGGCCTTCGCGGAGCAGCGGACGAGTTACAAGGACGAGGACGCGGATGTGATTGTCCTGCGCAGAGGAGAGCACGACGCGTCCACCCACCGCGTCCGG TGGCAAGACCAGGAGGTGGTGGTCCAAGCCCAGCTGGAGGGGCACCGGTCGATGAGCCCATGCCCCTTGTATGACGAGAAGACGGGgatcctcttcctctttttcacggCCATCCGGGGCCAGGTCACGGAGCAccaccagctccacacaggggtCAACGTGGCGCGGCTGTGCCAAGTCATCAGCGCCGACCATGGCAAGACCTGGGGCCCCGCCACCGACCTCACTGCCTCCGCCGTTGGCTCGGCCCACGAGGAGTGGGCCACGTTCGCCGTGGGCCCAGGGCACTGTCTGCAGCTGCACGACAAGTCCCAGAGCCTAGTGCTCCCGGCCTACGCCTACCGGAAACACCGCCCCAGCCACGCGCCTGTCCCCTCCGCCTTCTGCTTCATCAGCCGCGACCACGGGCTCACCTGGCAAAGGGGGAACTTCGTGGCCCCGGACACCCTGGAGTGCCAGGTGGCCGAAGTCGGGGCTGGGCAGCAGAGGGTGGTTCATCTTAACGCTAGAAGCTCCCGCGGAGCCAGGGTCCAGGCCGCGAGCACCGACGACGGGCTGGCTTTTCAGGAGGCCCAGCTCGTGAAGAAGCTCGTGGAACCGCCCCACGGCTGCCACGGGAGCATCGTTGGCTTCCCCGATCCCAGAGCAGGGGCAGGCTCCCCGGACGAGTGGCTGCTCTACTCTCACCCCGCAGACCCCAGGCGGAGAGCCGACATGAGCCTGTACCTCAACAAGCGGCCCCTGGACGCCGCGGCCTGGTCGGAGCCCGCGCTGCTGGCCGCGGGCAGCTGCGCTTACTCGGATCTCCAGGCGATGGGGGCTGGGCCCGACGGGTCGCCCCTGTTCGGGTGTCTGTATGAATCGGATAATTACCAGGAGGTCATCTTTCTCCTGTTCACCCTGAAACAAGCCTTCCCTGCCGAATGA